TCGCGGTGAACTTCATCCCCTGTGCGAGGCCCAGACAGAGCGCCAGCACAGCCGCGTCTTGCCATCTCAATTTTTCACACCAGCGAAACATCGCCCACAAGGTGGCGATGAACGCAAACGTCAGGCCCGAGTCGGGCGTCACGATGCTCGCCTGCGCTACGATGTTGGGGCAGGTCACATATAGCAGCAATGTCACCAGCGCTGCCCGATCGCCGAACCATTGCCGCGCCCAGCAGCAGAGCAGCACGCCTGTGGCGACTGACCACAGCGATTGAAAGCAGCGGCCCCAGAAGAACCAGCGAGCAAAGTCCTGGGGATGATCTTCGACGAATTGCCGACCGACGCCGGGGCCGGTGGCGTCGCGGTTCACCTCGACCCCCGCAATAACAAGCGGAATGGCCGCCCACATGCGAGTGAGAGGGGGATTCAGGCGTTCGACGTCAAACCGGCCCTCGCGCAGGTTCCTTACCCCGACGGGCAGATGCCAGATCTCGTCGTGCGTGACGGTCGCGGTCGCCGCCATGTGCAGGCAGATGAGCCAATGCGCCAGCAGCAGCCCGCCGGCCAGCACGAAGAACCAGGCCGGCGTCCCACGGGCAGTTGGTGCCGTTGCCAAAAGAACACTCCCACGGTGATGATCGCACGATGAATTGCCCCGGATGCAGGCCGCCGATTCATGGCGCACCGCAACCCGCACTTGTAATCGTCCGCAGCAACCGATTCAATCCCGGGCGGCACCGCAGCGTCTTCAAGCCTGAGTCGAATGGAAATTCAGCCACAGATGAACTCAGATGGACACAGATCGCCTTCACTTTCAGCGTCTCCCGGTGATCTCCGTTTCAATTAAACTTTCACTTCTACCTGACCGTCGCTATTGCTGAAGAATTCCATGTCGAGAACGACCCGTTCCACCGCCCTGTTTCTACTCACCCTCGGGCTGGGAACGTTATTCCTTGTGGCGGGATGGCTGACGCCGTTCGAAACCGTTCGGGCACAACTCGATCCCCTGTCAGGCGACGGCACTGCCGACCGCTATACCCCGGAACTGCATCGACGACTCCAGTTCGCCGCCCTGACCTGCGGCCTGTTGATGTCCGCGACAGCTGTCGCGATTCGGGTTCTGGCCCCTCGCTTGAGTGGTCGTGTTCACGGCCTTTTGCGGCGGCTCGTGGTCGACGTCAGAACACTGCGAGTTGAGATCACTGACACATTCAGGGCGAATGCCGTTGTCTTGATCGGACTGACTATCGCTGCGGCGGGACTACGGGCCTGTTTTCTGGATCTCCCGATGCGCTATGACGAAGCGCACTCATGGCTCGAATACGCTTCGTTTCCCTCTTATGTCATCGTGGCGAAGTACGATGATCCCAATAATCACATCTTTCATAATCTGCTGACGCATCTCGCCTCGTTGGTGTGCGGCAGCGACCCGTGGGCGTTGAGATTGCCGGCGTTCATGGCCGGGGTGCTGCTGGTGCCGGCGACGTATCTGCTCGGAACGGCTTTTTGCGATCGTCGCGTGGGCGGCTTTGCCGCGTTACTGGCGCTCGCGTCGTCGCCGCTGATCGACTACTCCGTCAACTCCCGCGGCTATGCCCTGCTCTGTCTGCTCACAGTCCTCGCCTGGCTCGCAGCGCTGCATTGGCGACAGACCAGGAATCTCGCGGCCGCCCTTTGTTTGATTGCCTGCGGCGTTCTCGGATTATGGACCGTTCCGACAATGCTCTACAGCTTACTGAGCATCTGGGCCTGGCTCGGCTGGTCGGCGTTCCGCACCAAAAATGATTACGGTTCTGAGCCTGATCGCTCGAACTGGCGAGGAGTCGCGGCCATTATCCTGTTGACGGCGATGGGCGCCTGCGTCGTGTACGCACCGGTCCTGCTCTTGAATGCCCCCGCCGACAGAATTCTGGGTGAAAGCAGCGGTCGTGCCGAGCGACTGAATCCCATGATGGAAGTGGCGTCGATGTTTCAGGGTGCCGCTTCCCTGCTCTGGCGGGATGTGCCGTTGCCGCTCATTGGGTTCTTCATCGCCATGATCGCCGCCGCGCTCGTCCTTCCAAACCCTTGTCGAACGGATCTTCGCAGGGTGGCCATCGCGCTCGCTCTGCCGTTTTTGCTGACCGGCGTGCTGGGCATTATCCCTCCCCCGCGCTCATGGCTGTACATGATCCCCTGGCTGGGAGTGCTGACCGCGGCGGGCACCGTCAGTTGGCTGAGCTGGATCTCGATTAGGCGTCAATCCATGGTGCTGGGCATGGTGGAAGTCACGACAATGTTCGTCCTGGTCACGATTCTGATCGCGAGACAACCGATTCGGAATTCGAATGAAACTGGAGTCTTCCCAGCCGCTCATCAGATTATTCTTGAGCTGAAATCAGAACTGACTCCGCCATTGCGAATCGTGGCAGTCTCCCCTGCTTCGTCGCCGCTTGTTTATTACGCGCGTCGAGAGGGCTTGCCTGACTCATTATTCGCATGGCCTCAATCAGGCGACCGGATCATCATCGCGACCGCCCCCGGCCAGACCCCCGCCGACATCCTGCATCAACTCAACATGCAGATTTCCGCCGCCGAGTTCCATGCCATGAGAATCGAGCCTGCTTTCACTCTTTGGGAACGCAACCCCAAAGCCGGTGCTCCCGAGTAATTCTTGTCTGGCTCTGGACTCTCGACTCACTTCGCCTTCCGCAAAAACTCTTCCAGCGCGTTCAGCCCGGCTTCGAGCGTCTTGATACTCGTGGCGAACGAGAGTCGCACATACCCAGGGGCACCGAAGTCGTCCCCGGAGACCGTCGCGACATGTCCTTCGCTCAACAGCAGGTCACAAAACTCGGTTGAGTTTTTGGGGACCTTGCCACCTGGCCATGTCCGACCGAAATACTTGGTCACGTCGAAGAAGGCATAAAATGCTCCGCTGGGATCGGCGAAGCTGAGGTCCGGCATTGCCCGCAAACGCTTCACGACATAGTCGCGGCGTTTCGCGAACTCGGCGACCATCTCGGTAATACACGCCTGCGGGCCATCGAGCGCGGCGACCGCAGCGTACTGGCTGATGCTGCAGGGGTTCGATGTCTGCTGGCTCTGCAGATTGCTCATGCCTTTTGTCAGGTCGTTGGGAGCTATGGTCCAGCCGATTCGCCAGCCGGTCATCGCATACGCCTTGCTCACCCCGCTGACGGTAATCGTCAGCGCCTTCACGTCTTCACCGAACGAGGCGAATGAACGGAACTGGGTGTCGCCGTAGATCAGCTTTTCGTAGATCTCGTCGGACAGTACGGGGATGTTTCGTTCAACTGCCACGCGGGCGAGCGCTTCGAGCGTCCCTACCGGATAGGCCATGCCCGTCGGATTGCAGGGATTGTTGAGCATCAACAGGCGGGTGCGATCGGTGATCGCTTCCTCGAACTGCTCAGGCGAAAGACAGAATCCACTCTCCTGTGAAGTCGGCACCAGCACGGGCGTCGCGCCGGTCAGTTCAACCAGGGCGCTGTAACTCACCCAGTACGGGGTCGGAATGATCACCTCATCCCCTGGCCCGCACATCGAGGCCAGCACATTATGAATGGCGTGCTTGGCGCCGTTGGTCACGATTACCTGCGCCGGCTCGTAGTGCAGACCGTAGTCACGCTTGTAGGCGGCGCAAATGGCTTTTTTCAGCTCCGGAATACCGGTCGCCGCGGTGTAATGGGTGTGTCCGGCGTCCATTGCCGCCTTCGCGGCGTCGCAGATGTGGGCCGGCGTCGGGAAGTCAGGCTCTCCCAGCGTGAACTCATGCACATGCACGCCCGTCGCTTTCAGCTCTTTGGCTTTGGCCGCGGCGGCAATCGTGGCAGAGGGCTTCAATGATTTCACAGCGGAAGAAAGTCGCATGGAACAGCCTGAATCACAGCATTTGATTGGAAAAGCCGAATCGACGCGGAACCGGTCCGATCGATCGACTTCGAATACCGCCCGCGATTCTTGGGGGACACGGCAAGAGAATCAAGCCAGCACGCCGGTTTTCACCGATTGCGCTGTCCTCACTCCGGCCAGCAGAGCGAAAACCCTGGCATCAGGTTCGCCCTTCGGCACGAACTCTGCACAAACCTGAATTTGTCGTGTGGACTCGGACCGGCAGCCCCCTGTTT
This window of the Planctomicrobium piriforme genome carries:
- a CDS encoding glycosyltransferase family 39 protein; translation: MSRTTRSTALFLLTLGLGTLFLVAGWLTPFETVRAQLDPLSGDGTADRYTPELHRRLQFAALTCGLLMSATAVAIRVLAPRLSGRVHGLLRRLVVDVRTLRVEITDTFRANAVVLIGLTIAAAGLRACFLDLPMRYDEAHSWLEYASFPSYVIVAKYDDPNNHIFHNLLTHLASLVCGSDPWALRLPAFMAGVLLVPATYLLGTAFCDRRVGGFAALLALASSPLIDYSVNSRGYALLCLLTVLAWLAALHWRQTRNLAAALCLIACGVLGLWTVPTMLYSLLSIWAWLGWSAFRTKNDYGSEPDRSNWRGVAAIILLTAMGACVVYAPVLLLNAPADRILGESSGRAERLNPMMEVASMFQGAASLLWRDVPLPLIGFFIAMIAAALVLPNPCRTDLRRVAIALALPFLLTGVLGIIPPPRSWLYMIPWLGVLTAAGTVSWLSWISIRRQSMVLGMVEVTTMFVLVTILIARQPIRNSNETGVFPAAHQIILELKSELTPPLRIVAVSPASSPLVYYARREGLPDSLFAWPQSGDRIIIATAPGQTPADILHQLNMQISAAEFHAMRIEPAFTLWERNPKAGAPE
- a CDS encoding pyridoxal phosphate-dependent aminotransferase → MRLSSAVKSLKPSATIAAAAKAKELKATGVHVHEFTLGEPDFPTPAHICDAAKAAMDAGHTHYTAATGIPELKKAICAAYKRDYGLHYEPAQVIVTNGAKHAIHNVLASMCGPGDEVIIPTPYWVSYSALVELTGATPVLVPTSQESGFCLSPEQFEEAITDRTRLLMLNNPCNPTGMAYPVGTLEALARVAVERNIPVLSDEIYEKLIYGDTQFRSFASFGEDVKALTITVSGVSKAYAMTGWRIGWTIAPNDLTKGMSNLQSQQTSNPCSISQYAAVAALDGPQACITEMVAEFAKRRDYVVKRLRAMPDLSFADPSGAFYAFFDVTKYFGRTWPGGKVPKNSTEFCDLLLSEGHVATVSGDDFGAPGYVRLSFATSIKTLEAGLNALEEFLRKAK